The Mesorhizobium sp. AR02 genomic interval ACCATCGGTCCGGATAGGTCGAGCGCGATGGCCGCGGCCGCGAACGAGCCCAGGTCGACCGCCCTGACGAACACCGCCATGCTCTCGAGCCGGTCCATATTCGGAACTCCTGGTTTCTACTGCTTTATCTGAACAGCCATTTATCTCTGATAAGCCTTGGCTGCATAGGTCATTCGGTTCAAATGATTTGGAGTATCCCGAATGGCCCGTGTTATCCGCTTCCACCAGCATGGTGGTCCCGAGGTTCTGCGCATCGAGGATGCCGACCTTCCCCCACCGGGTCCGGGCGAGGTTCGGATCCGCGTCAAGGCGCTCGGCCTCAATCGTGCCGAGGCGCTGCTGCGTTCGGGCGCTTACATTGAGACGCCGACCCTGCCCTCCGGGCTTGGTCTGGAAGCGGCGGGCGTTGTCGAGGCGGTGGGCGACGGCGTGAAGGATTTCGCGCCGGGCGATGCGGTCAGCGTCATTCCGCCGCAATCGATGGTTCGCTGGCCGGCTTACGGCGAGTTGGTCACCTACCCCGCCGGGCTCGTCGTCAAGCACCCGCCATCGCTCGACTGGCAGACGGCGGCAGCGGTCTGGATGCAGTATCTCACCGCCTATGGTGCGCTGATCGACATCGCTAAACTGAGCAGTGAAGATGCCGTCGTCATCACGGCGGCCTCAAGCAGCGTCGGGCTTGCGGCGACCCAGATCGCCAACAGCATCGGCGCGACAACGATCGCGGTGACGCGGACAGCGGCGAAGAAGCGGGCCCTGCTCGACGCCGGAGCGGCACATGTCGTGGCCTCAGCCGAAGAGGATCTGGCGGCACGGCTGAACGAGATCACCGGATCGCAAGGTGCGCGCGTCGTGCTCGATGCCGTCGGCGGTCCGATCTTCGAGCCGCTGACGGCCGCGATGTCAAAGGGCGGCATTCTGATCGAATATGGCGGGTTGAGCCACGAGCCGACGCCGTTCCCCTTGCCTGCCGTCCTGGGCAAGACGCTGACGCTGCGTGGCTACCTCGTCCACGAGATCACCGGCGATCCGGCGAAACTGGAGGCCGCCAAGGCGTTCATCCTCGAAGGCCTGGAGACGGGCACGCTGCGGCCGATCATCGACCGGAGCTTTGCCTTCGACCAGATCGTCGAGGCGCACCGCTATCTCGAATCGAACGAGCAATTCGGCAAGATCGTGGTGACGGTCTGAGCGACGGCAACGCGAACAAATCACTCTTCGCGGCAATACCGCCCTTGAAGGCACGGCTCCGCATCCCCAACTGTCTGGTGCGGGCCGGGCCCCTCTGACGATCGCTTCTGGCGACCGTGATGTCGGACCGCTTTAGCGGGCCCGTTTCCATCCTTTTCGGTCAAGCGGGCTCATTGCTTTCGGTTTGGAGCCCCGTATGACAACTTCCCTCCTTGGCCTGGTTTGCCCCTCCTGCCGCGTCGCGCTCACAATGAGCGAACGCCAGGGTATCGAGATCGATTACTGTCCGCAGTGCCGCGGCGTCTGGCTTGATCGAGGCGAACTCGACAAGATCGTCGAGCGTTCCGGCAGGGAGGCGTCGCCCGCGCCGCAGCCGCAGCCGGCAACGTTTTCCCAGCCGCAACATGGCCGCGATGACGATTATTCCCGCTCGCAGGGCCACCGCTACCCGAAGCGGAAGAAATCATTCTTCGAAGAATTGTTCGATTGATCGAACGGCGCCTGGCGCCGGCTGAAAATTTCCAAAACCACATCGACAAAGGTCCATCCCGATGATGTCTCGCACCAGCCGATTTGCAACGCTCTTTGCAGGCCTGTTCCTTGCATTCTCCATGGTCGCGATCGATCATGCCGAGGCCCGGCGCGGCGGCAGTTTCGGCAGTCGCGGCACGCGCACGTTCCAGTCGGCCCCGCCAACCAGGACCGCACCCGCGCCGACCGCTCCGGTCGAGCGTTCGATGACGCCCAACACCGGTGTGAACTCTGCCGCCCGGCAGCCACAGGCCGGCCCGCAGAGGCCCGGCTTCATGAGCGGCTTCGGTGGAACCATGATGCGTGGCCTGCTGCTCGGCGGCCTCATCGGCCTGCTCGTCGGCCAAGGTTTTGGTGGCCTGGCCGGCATGTTCGGTTTCCTGCTTCAGGCCCTGCTCACCGGTGGCGCGATCATGCTGGCCATCCGCTTCTTCCGCTCGCAATCCGCGCGTGGCCCTGCCCCGGCGCTCGCCGGTGCCGGCAATGCCCAGGCGTCGAGCTTCGAGAACCGCGCAACGGCACAGCAGGGCACTGCCAGCTCCTTCACAATTCCCGGCTTTGGCGGCGGTTCGGGCGGAGGCTCTCCGGCCACCGGTTCCGAGGAGATCCCGCTGGCCCAGAGCGACCTCGACGCATTCCAGCAATTGTTGACCGATGTCCAGGAAGCATTCGGGCGCGAAGACCATGCCGCCCTGCGCCGGGCGACGACGCCCGAAATGGTGTCCTATCTCTCAGAAGAGCTGGCCGACAATGCCCAGAAAGGTCTCAGGAACGAGGTCTCTGATGTCACCTTGCTGCAGGCCGACATCGCCGAAAGCTGGCGCGAGGGTGACCGTGACTACGCCACGGCCGCATTGCGCTACGAGTCCCGCGACGTGATGCGCGAACGGGCCACCAACAAAGTTGTCGGGGACGACAAAGGCCATCCGACAGAGACGACCGAGCTGTGGACATTCACGCGCCAGAATGGCTCGAATTGGAAGCTCTCGGCAATACAACAGGCTTGAGCCCGGGCCAGTTCCGTCCGAGGCTTCGACGCAGATCCGATGGTTGGGCGGATCAGCGCACGATCCTGACGCACATCGGCGTGCCGATCTCGATGGCACGTCCGGTGTCGGTCAGCATGCCGCTCGCCGGGTCGCGCGCGAAGATCGAGATGCGGTCGGCATTCTGGTTGGCCGAGAACAGATGGCCGCCCGACGGCGTCAGCGCCAGATTGCGCGGCGTCGCGCCGCCGCAAGGGACATAGCCGACGAGGCTCAAAGCACCAGTTTCCTGATCAACCGCCATGATGACGACGCTGTCGTGGCCACGGTTGGAGCCGTAGATGAAGCGGCCATCCGGCGAGATCTGGATATCAGCGCAATGGTTGCTGTCGCGCGCCTCGGCCGGGACTGCCGGCCTGGCGTCGATGATCGACAGCTTGCCTGATGCCTCGTCCAGCGCCAACGAGACGACGGTCGAATCCAGCTCGTTCATGACAAAGACGAAGCGTCCGCTCGGATGCAGTGCGAGATGACGTGGGCCTGCGCCTGGCGTCAGGGTGGACTCAGCAAGTTTCGTCAGGCTGCCATCCTGCTCGATCCGGTAGGACACCAGCCGGTCGGTGCCGAGATCGGCGACGATGGCCATTCCGCCGGCAATGGTTTCGGTGACACTGTGCGCATGCGAGCGCTCCTGCCGTGCCGTATTCGGACCGGTGCCCTTGTGCGAAACACTGGCCAGCGGCGCTGACAAGGCACCATCCTTATCGAAACCATACACGGCCACGGCGCGATCCGGACCGCCCTCACCCATGCCGTAGTTGGCAACCAGCAGCTTCGTCCCGTCGCGGGTGATGGAGTTGTGGGCGGTGATGCTGCCGAGCGAAGGCTGCTTGTTCAGATAGGTGAGCGTGCTTAAGCCACGATCGAAGCTGTAAGCGGAGACGGTTCCCTCCCGCCAGGCAAACACTTCCGAATTGGCGTAGAGGCGCGAACCATCCGGCGTCACCGACAGGAAGGTCGGATTGTCGACGTCATTGGTCTCGGCCAGCTTTCGTATTTCCAGCGTCGCCTCGTCGAAACTGTAGACGCTGAGGCCGATGCCGCGCGCGCCCTGAAAATAAGGCGCCTCCCGGTTCAGGCTGCCGACAAACACTAGACATGCGCTGCTCATGATTTCCTCCCCTGTCCGCGACGCTTGAGCGCTGTGGAGCCGACCAAAATTTCGCCTGTCCTCGCTTGCAACGCAACCCCATATGTGAAAATACTATTTACAAAAGAAGATTGACGGGAGGAGACGTCGTGCAATCAGGCGCCTTGACGCGCGTTCGAACGGCTGCCCGAACCCTTTCGCGAGAGCGACAGAGCCAGCCATGAACGACTTCGCCCCCACTGTCGGCGTCGCCTCGACGTTCCCGAAAAACATGCCGGAAGAGCATGCCGCTCTGCCGGTGTGGAACGCCGAGAACTGGTTCTACGAGGACTGGCCGGTCGGCCAGAAAATCCGCTCGTTGCGGCGCACGATGGCGGAAGGCGACAGCCACCTGTTCAACACGCTGGTGCTCGATATCCACCCCTATGTGCAGGACCAGATGTTTGCCGAGAGCGAAGGCATTTTCGGCAAGCGGCTGATCGCCGGTGCTTTCGTCTTTTCGGCGGGCCTCGGCCTGGTCGCCACCAACTGCGTCAACGCCTTTTCCTATGGCTACGACAAGCTGCGCTTCATAAAGCCTGTCTTCATTGGCGACACCATCTATTCGATCCGCTCCAACCTCGACAAAAAGCCCCGCTACAAGGAGATGGGGCTGATCCGCGCCAGCTACGAAGTGTTCAAGGGCGAAGGCGAGCTCGTTCTCTATTGCGAGCATCTGCAGACGGTGAAGTACCGCAACCCAGCCGATTTCGTCGGCAAGACGGAGAAATGACGATGCCGGCAGCAGCCGAATTGCCGCTTGCCGGTCTCGTCGTCGTCGACTTGAGCCAGTTCCTGTCCGGGCCTTATTGCTCGCTCCGGCTGCTCGACCTCGGTGCCCGCGTCATCAAGATCGAACGCCCGGATGGCGGCGACCTGTCGCGCCGGCTCTATCTCAGCGACACTGAGATCGGCGGCGATTCCACCATCTTCCATGCCATCAACCGCGCCAAGGAAAGTTTTGCCATCGACCTCAAGAACGAGGCCGATCTCAAGGTGCTGCGCCGGCTGCTGGCCAAGGCCGATGTGCTGATCCAGAATTTCCGGCCGGGTGTCATTGAGCGCCTGGGCTTCGACTATGAGGCCGTCCGCAAGATCAA includes:
- a CDS encoding zinc-dependent alcohol dehydrogenase family protein, whose translation is MARVIRFHQHGGPEVLRIEDADLPPPGPGEVRIRVKALGLNRAEALLRSGAYIETPTLPSGLGLEAAGVVEAVGDGVKDFAPGDAVSVIPPQSMVRWPAYGELVTYPAGLVVKHPPSLDWQTAAAVWMQYLTAYGALIDIAKLSSEDAVVITAASSSVGLAATQIANSIGATTIAVTRTAAKKRALLDAGAAHVVASAEEDLAARLNEITGSQGARVVLDAVGGPIFEPLTAAMSKGGILIEYGGLSHEPTPFPLPAVLGKTLTLRGYLVHEITGDPAKLEAAKAFILEGLETGTLRPIIDRSFAFDQIVEAHRYLESNEQFGKIVVTV
- a CDS encoding zf-TFIIB domain-containing protein, coding for MTTSLLGLVCPSCRVALTMSERQGIEIDYCPQCRGVWLDRGELDKIVERSGREASPAPQPQPATFSQPQHGRDDDYSRSQGHRYPKRKKSFFEELFD
- a CDS encoding Tim44 domain-containing protein, translating into MMSRTSRFATLFAGLFLAFSMVAIDHAEARRGGSFGSRGTRTFQSAPPTRTAPAPTAPVERSMTPNTGVNSAARQPQAGPQRPGFMSGFGGTMMRGLLLGGLIGLLVGQGFGGLAGMFGFLLQALLTGGAIMLAIRFFRSQSARGPAPALAGAGNAQASSFENRATAQQGTASSFTIPGFGGGSGGGSPATGSEEIPLAQSDLDAFQQLLTDVQEAFGREDHAALRRATTPEMVSYLSEELADNAQKGLRNEVSDVTLLQADIAESWREGDRDYATAALRYESRDVMRERATNKVVGDDKGHPTETTELWTFTRQNGSNWKLSAIQQA
- a CDS encoding lactonase family protein; this translates as MSSACLVFVGSLNREAPYFQGARGIGLSVYSFDEATLEIRKLAETNDVDNPTFLSVTPDGSRLYANSEVFAWREGTVSAYSFDRGLSTLTYLNKQPSLGSITAHNSITRDGTKLLVANYGMGEGGPDRAVAVYGFDKDGALSAPLASVSHKGTGPNTARQERSHAHSVTETIAGGMAIVADLGTDRLVSYRIEQDGSLTKLAESTLTPGAGPRHLALHPSGRFVFVMNELDSTVVSLALDEASGKLSIIDARPAVPAEARDSNHCADIQISPDGRFIYGSNRGHDSVVIMAVDQETGALSLVGYVPCGGATPRNLALTPSGGHLFSANQNADRISIFARDPASGMLTDTGRAIEIGTPMCVRIVR
- a CDS encoding MaoC family dehydratase, producing the protein MNDFAPTVGVASTFPKNMPEEHAALPVWNAENWFYEDWPVGQKIRSLRRTMAEGDSHLFNTLVLDIHPYVQDQMFAESEGIFGKRLIAGAFVFSAGLGLVATNCVNAFSYGYDKLRFIKPVFIGDTIYSIRSNLDKKPRYKEMGLIRASYEVFKGEGELVLYCEHLQTVKYRNPADFVGKTEK